tttaactttCCAAGAATCCAACTTCAAAATCAATTCAACGCTTTGTGGTGCTACTGTGTTTTTCACATATTAAGGATTTTCATCAAAGTGACTTCATTTATAATTGTGCTTTCTTTAATATCTTTACAATATGATTTATATTGCTTCATCAAAAAACAATATGATTTATattgcctttaaaaaaaaaaaaaagttgatttaaaaattgcaGCATCAGTATTCCATGGTGAAACATGCCACATTTTAAAAACTATGAAATTGAACTTGTGATGCACATGCACAGGAGTAGGTACCTACTTCAAAATCAGTTTTAAGGctttattaggatttttttttttcatatattaaggattttctatttttcttcaaagtgactttatttataataattcttctttctttaatatCTTCACAAaatgattacattttttttttaatgccagcattatctaaaaaaagaTGATGGTCCACTTCATTTAGAAAATAGCACAAGTTGTGCGCAGCCACATTTTTTTATAGGACATTGGTTCAAGGTCAATGGATGCCAAATCTAATTGGTCATAGCATTTGCATATTCAACATTATATTATCTCACCACAGACCAAAAAATACCGATTACAGTCCTTGTCATAGTTAATTTCTAAATTACCACATGTCTATCAGAATCAAAATTCATGTTAGCACATACACCTTGTACCACACTAACCCATCCTTGCTGGCTAGGTAGCAGAGATATCATATTGCTAAAGGAAAATCCAACTCAATTCGGGAGCATTTTGCGGTCGGCCAAACAAACAGAATTTCAAGATACCAAACTCACAAAACCAGAAAGAAAACGtggaaataaaattaagaaacaggAGCATTATGTGGTAGGCCAAACAAACAGAATTTCAAGATaccaaacccacaaaaccaGAAAGAAAATGTGGAAATAAAATTGGGAAACAGGAAACAGATACCAAAGAATTTAGCAAGGCCACCAACCATACTGTTCTATtatagaagacaaaaaaaatgtgttagtTATGTTTGCATTCTCCAATCCAGAGAATCTACTTTTCTTGTACTTGGTGGTTGAGGACATATACTACTTATTAGCAGCAACAGACGTGGTTCAGAGTTCTGCACCACTTGTGCAATGCTAATTTCAACATGCAGTGTGGAAACCAAGCTTAGcaagttgatatatatatatatatatatttatatatataacatgttCTGCTATGCTAAACTGTCAATCTAGAGGAGAAGTAAGCAAGGTCAGACATTAGAACCTAAGGCAACAATAGATAGTTAGATACCATAAAAAATCACATCTATAAATCACTCCAAGAAGCATTTTGCTACATTTTTGCTAGCAGCAAATCATGATATTAAGTTGTTCATAACATACTTCATAAATATTTGAGATAATTAATGCTTTTAATCACAAAACTCCCCACCTCAAGAGCAGTCATTTTGATTTTATGTCAAGAGAGGAGTTGGCGATTGATTCAAGATGGGAGGATTTGTGAAAAATAGCAATGCTCATTTATAAAATCAATCACCAACTTTTCTCACCGGACTATTGAGAGTAATAGAAGCAAGCGTAAATCGATTCATCATTTGGGTCTTTTTCTGAAACATATGCGAGCAAATATGGGTAAAAGGATCATTCTCTATTCAATTCAAAAGTACATGTACAATGAAATTGGGCTACTCACAATTTAATCTCAGAAAAATAAGTTGATGAGACAGCCAAGCCTTCAACATCATAAGTACGAACTAGCCTCTGTCTCTTGCCAGGTGCTTCAAGCCAACAGAACTCCAAATGGAATGACTTGTATTCTGCCACACTATTTGCCACATCACATGGGCATCCCATATACATGCCACCAGGCAAGAGTGTAATCTGGTAACCCCCATCAAATATAACTAAATTGTCTGACTGGGTACCCGTCCATGGAACATTAGTGGTAACTTCACCCCCAGTAGATGTTGAAGTAATATCCTTATTTTTTGTGggggaaaaagagaaaagtgacTTAGAACATAACTTTACATAAACAGATCATAACATTATTATTCCATTTTTATCTTGTTTTAACAAACTGATGTAACAAGTAGTATCACAATATATCACTGCAGTATTTTTACTACTTAATCATATTCCAGAGCACGATTTGAATTGCTGAAGTACTTTATTATCCCAAAACAGAGAGAAATGAGCATGTCAGACAGATTGGGAAGCAATAATTGGCAGTTTAGAGTACGTAAAACCTGTTTGTTGCATGCTTTACAGAGAGACAATAATAATGTCAAATGCTTTATATCTTCATTTTTATTAGTCAAGCAGCTCAAATTTCTGCTGTTtacatattattaataataataaccagctcatatttattattttcagatTCATGAGGAAGTAATTTGCCTATGAGGGTAGGATACCTGAATAAGCTGACCCTTGTCATTTATTTCAAGCGATGAAACTGTATCAGCTTCAGCAATTGTTGCTCCATAAACACCACTGCGTTTTGTGATAGAGTGACCTTTCCACTTACCAAGATATGGAAGAATCCTGTTTGTGTTTCCCTGGAACTGAAGAAAGATATCTAATGTTACCACAAATCACACTGAATATGTTTCCTTGTAGTGgcaatatttattaaaaaaaataaaaataaaaaaataatgttgaaaacccaaaagctACTCACTATCTGCTGCTCAACAAAAAATTGGGTATTAAACTCACTGTGGTATTGTCAAGGGAAGGAGGAAAAGGCACCCCATCACCTCTTTCCTCAAGGAAGATGAGAAGCATTTCTAGGATGCCCTTTGGGTCCATAATATGGAATGCTCTTGCTCGCATATCTTTCTCCAGTGAATAGAGGCAATTCTCGCATACAATAGAGGGACGACGAGATGGAAGCTTAAGATTTCTGCATGGTGAGGGGCATTGGAAAGAACAAGGAAGTAAGCATATTCATTGAGAAACAATAATTGTTAGAAAGGTTTATAGGTCCTCCACATAAAGGTATCAAGGTCACATAGTAGCAATCTGCAACTTGTAGATCCTCAATTGTGAAACTTTGTGAAAATGAAGGAGgtccaaaataatcaaattgaTAAGTTCCCATATGGGAGAGaagtttaaaatctcatttttttcaagtttttcaaaaCCTCACTTTCCTCtaggtacaattttttaaacaacaCTTTCAAAAAGTACTAACCAAATCTCCAAACAGGACATTAACtgattaattattataatgttttaaacaaaaagaagtgttcaaattattaattttccagTAATTGGACAACTGCTCAACTAATTGCTCTTTGTTATTGCCCACTAAGCATACACATGCTCATCCTATGGGCAGTCTGGATGGTTAAATAGATGACATACAAGTGAGAGTTTGACACTACGGAGACAGTCATATACCATAAGCATTTGCAAGCATCTACTCTTTCCACGTCGAAAGCGTACAACTTCTGGCCTATGTGCATACCATATCTATATGGAACTATCCATTTCTGTTTTCCACATTTGATAGTGAAGAATCAGCACTTCAAATGGAGCAACGGCCACTATTACAATTTATAGAATTTCATAATAATCCTTAAGATGATAATTTTGAAAGCATTttgcacaaaagaaaaaattaagaaaaacagaaaatttaaTCCATAGGCTAGCT
This DNA window, taken from Quercus robur chromosome 2, dhQueRobu3.1, whole genome shotgun sequence, encodes the following:
- the LOC126715223 gene encoding uncharacterized protein LOC126715223 translates to MASICYYSLSLPSIPKPPNSHTTRPFSTCLSISIPNPFLRSIHTFRSSVSRANDSPSSTTVQQQGDAQKPSEEDSMSIDNLHSFFKLNLGKWKGSFFQFDAYGNLLQKVSTKLAVSSYGEDELISLIQTLYIKQPPSSTSISGYDDEPEWAEYKIKETNMFTVDKYQQIGFFPKERAFALRYQTAGMLETVLRQGVLGEDDTGEESPKNLKLPSRRPSIVCENCLYSLEKDMRARAFHIMDPKGILEMLLIFLEERGDGVPFPPSLDNTTFQGNTNRILPYLGKWKGHSITKRSGVYGATIAEADTVSSLEINDKGQLIQDITSTSTGGEVTTNVPWTGTQSDNLVIFDGGYQITLLPGGMYMGCPCDVANSVAEYKSFHLEFCWLEAPGKRQRLVRTYDVEGLAVSSTYFSEIKL